Below is a window of Vanacampus margaritifer isolate UIUO_Vmar chromosome 11, RoL_Vmar_1.0, whole genome shotgun sequence DNA.
TCCTTAAGCTTGTGTTGTAAAATTTGCTTGTTGTTCACTGCATTCACACTGATACAAAGCAATGCAACTGGAGATTGAGATTGCCGCTCACCTGCATTTCATCCAGCTTGGACTGAATATCTGGAGGGAAGTCCGCTGAGCCACAGGTGAAGGGATCGAAAGGCTTGGCACCAAACAGGTCTTTCCCTTCAGACAACACATCAACATTCAGCAAGTTGCTACAAAAAGGAACCGCCGGGGGGGCTCCCAACCTATGTTTGCCGGCAGCGCGGTCGGAGGCATCGGGCAGCCATTGCTAGCTTGCGTGGGAACCAGCACGGTCCCGGGGGAGAAGGGAACCATGTCGAAAATGTCCGTCGACTGCGGTTGCGTGGAGACGCTGCCGGCCTGGCGGGACGTAAGCGCACGTTTAGAAAAGCATGGAGCGACACGTAAGAGAGACCAAGTTGAAAGGCAGCAGAAAACAAGACGGGGGAGTTTACGCGAGGTCGCGGGACGCCGCATCCCTCGGGAGCTTTAGGAGGAAGGAAAGCGGATTTGGCAGGCGGGGGGGTTAGTAGGCCAGTGGACAGGTTGGAGTCTGGCGAGCTCATAGGCGTGAGGGTGACAGAGGAGATCTCCAGACACGAGTTGATGTCGTGACACCAAAAGAGAGAAGAAGGCCTCTGCAGCATGTACGCTTCGTTAGCGTCATTTAGATACAACGGCTGAGAAAAGAGACGGCAACACGTGATTAGCGGAGCGCTGAAGAAAGAACGGCGGACAAGTTGAACATGGATTTGGCGTTTTGGGCCAACCGGATGACGGCTTTGTCCTTACTGGGGGCACGTGTGCGATCATCAACTGCTGTTCCAGATCTTGGAGCTGCTGCTTTAACTCACAGTTTTCTGTTTCCAGTTCTTGAATCTGAGGGAAAAACGTGGAAATAAAACGGTGAGAAATTGTATTTGAGCGACGACGGACTGATGATTGACGCATTTGGCCGGCCTGAAATAATGACGGACTGGCGGGCCGGCAGCTGACAAATGTTTACTGACGCGCCCACCGTTCAAAAATAACGGCATCTAACTCATTCAAactccaaaaacgtataaatacattttttaatactttgtccttaactccctaaaacttttttttttttatttatgtttttgtatgctagagcatacaaaaggctttgatgcagcttctgacctggtatataagagtataagagatcagccagggctatCTTTtatctttttgccagtgttttcaacaggaatgtgaataatgatgaaactaattgttgcaaaacggaagcggatacaaatatactttttttcctgatgaaagaagagaatctaatagggtccatgtttttatagcaataaaactatggaccttgcaaaatcagtcaaaatcaagaaTAAGAGCCGGGAGcgaggggggttgcttcagtaaaaatggctgccagtgaatgagttcatgttctTGACTTAATCATCATTTATCCACTAATGATTGCTGAGCTGCTAAACAAGCTAATTAAAGAGCTCACTCAGATGCGTCCCGCACCCGATGACACGTCGTTAAAGGGCAATTAGTGACGGGTGTACGTCAAAGTCAATGACGCTCATTAATAACGGCAAACAAGCGGGAAGAAGCACGAGGGACGACGCACTCTTTTCTGCAGGCTTCCAATCTGCTTCCTGGTTTCCACGTCTTTGCCTCCCGACTCCAGGAACTTCTTGTAGGCCAAATCGAAGGCCTGGCCGATGGTTAGCGTGATCTCTTCGGCCTGCGATGACACACGGGGATATTCAACGGAATGTCACCATCGAGCCATGTCGACTGGCAATTAGGCAGGAAGTAAAGACGTCCACTTGACAACCGCTCGGACACTTACACACTTTTCACTG
It encodes the following:
- the gulp1a gene encoding PTB domain-containing engulfment adapter protein 1 isoform X2, with protein sequence MCPASRGGRHRTGPDRTGEARWVLTAAAGIVDRTPSAKDLKTFGSNSGHSFSTMNRAFNRKKEKSWMHTPEALAKHYIAYNAKFLGNTEVEAPKGTEVVKDAVRKLKFQRHIKKSEGQKTPKVELQISIYGVKILDSKTKDVQHNCQLHRISFCADDKTDKRIFTFICKDSESNKHLCYVFDSEKCAEEITLTIGQAFDLAYKKFLESGGKDVETRKQIGSLQKRIQELETENCELKQQLQDLEQQLMIAHVPPPLYLNDANEAYMLQRPSSLFWCHDINSCLEISSVTLTPMSSPDSNLSTGLLTPPPAKSAFLPPKAPEGCGVPRPRAGSVSTQPQSTDIFDMVPFSPGTVLVPTQASNGCPMPPTALPANIGKDLFGAKPFDPFTCGSADFPPDIQSKLDEMQRQRWRGSKWD
- the gulp1a gene encoding PTB domain-containing engulfment adapter protein 1 isoform X1 → MCPASRGGRHRTGPDRTGEARWVLTAAAGIVDRTPSAKDLKTFGSNSGHSFSTMNRAFNRKKEKSWMHTPEALAKHYIAYNAKFLGNTEVEAPKGTEVVKDAVRKLKFQRHIKKSEGQKTPKVELQISIYGVKILDSKTKDVQHNCQLHRISFCADDKTDKRIFTFICKDSESNKHLCYVFDSEKCAEEITLTIGQAFDLAYKKFLESGGKDVETRKQIGSLQKRIQELETENCELKQQLQDLEQQLMIAHVPPPLYLNDANEAYMLQRPSSLFWCHDINSCLEISSVTLTPMSSPDSNLSTGLLTPPPAKSAFLPPKAPEGCGVPRPRAGSVSTQPQSTDIFDMVPFSPGTVLVPTQASNGCPMPPTALPANIGKDLFGAKPFDPFTCGSADFPPDIQSKLDEMQEGFKMGLTLEGAVFALDPLDGRC